One genomic segment of Xyrauchen texanus isolate HMW12.3.18 chromosome 5, RBS_HiC_50CHRs, whole genome shotgun sequence includes these proteins:
- the LOC127643746 gene encoding zinc finger BED domain-containing protein 4-like, whose product MAPIAVVEQRGFVRMLKTLDSRYSLPSRHFARQELPRLYTTERERLAAELENVTDYALTTDMWSSRTCKPYMCVTIHYILDWKIKSACLQTTYFPQDHTGENIAEALRDVTTTWMLNPNGPVAITTDNGGNIVCAVQNNNWQRMQCFGHRLHLAIGHGMQDPRITRAISLCKKTVSAFSYSWKKRRELAEVQAQMNLPAHQLSTESTTRWGSRLQMVERILEQERADPVPPIAKKKKTLASFFVQDATPYSSSFTPRESIENELSSYLQSVCLESEADPLQWWQEHEVAYPALSNLACH is encoded by the exons ATGGCACCCATTGCCGTCGTTGAACAACGTGGCTTTGTACGCATGCTAAAAACACTTGATTCAAGATACAGTTTACCTAGTCGGCATTTTGCGAGACAAGAACTCCCGCGACTGTACACTACGGAGAGAGAGCGGCTTGCTGCTGAATTGGAGAATGTTACTGACTATGCCCTGACTACAGACATGTGGAGCAGCAGGACATGCAAGCCTTACATGTGCGTCACTATACATTATATTTTGGACTGGAAGATTAAAAGCGCATGCCTTCAAACCACTTATTTCCCACAAGATCACACGGGTGAAAATATTGCAGAGGCCCTCAGAGACGTAACAACAACATGGATGTTAAATCCAAATGGACCCGTGGCCATTACCACTGACAATGGAGGGAATATCGTCTGCGCAGTCCAAAACAACAACTGGCAGAGGATGCAATGTTTTGGTCACAGACTACATTTGGCGATTG GTCATGGAATGCAAGACCCTCGTATCACACGGGCCATTTCTCTATGCAAGAAAACTGTGAGCGCATTCTCCTACAGCTGGAAAAAGCGGAGGGAGCTGGCCGAAGTGCAGGCACAGATGAATTTACCAGCTCATCAGCTCAGTACGGAGTCGACCACACGGTGGGGATCACGTCTACAAATGGTGGAACGCATCCTTGAGCAGGAAAGGGCAGATCCTGTGCCCCCCAttgctaaaaagaaaaaaacactagcCAGCTTCTTTGTCCAAGATGCAACCCCTTACTCTTCTTCATTCACACCTCGCGAGTCCATTGAGAATGAGTTGTCAAGCTATTTACAGTCTGTATGTTTGGAGAGTGAGGCAGATCCACTACAATGGTGGCAGGAACATGAGGTTGCCTATCCAGCACTGAGCAACCTAGCCTGCCACTAG